The Pygocentrus nattereri isolate fPygNat1 chromosome 17, fPygNat1.pri, whole genome shotgun sequence genome window below encodes:
- the LOC108442257 gene encoding uncharacterized protein LOC108442257 isoform X2, producing the protein MTTMFEELKAIILRALPTIDENTVQKLINQLQTSGLESIDDLKYVRQEDIADLLPIIQQRKLLDAFKMETEIITLNLQIEPTATSPGSSVLSSLPCSTQSSVRMSTSTGSSSQENCEPPSLIRKAWTETFQVPWNLMPVEVQTAISEGKRPSPAARRQMVRVLADEMRKYDLNPTRSQCLSVCRSIIHQYPKSFADQRENGQLLGGGYTSLLIQLKTRIENLNRTSSFRQHRTSDLGGKRGPTDIYGCTRFQPDLPPEETNDTVEVKRQKLEDIYGQEGVKGSERSEVKQLMETTFCLQRCHINALPAPAIADIRDKWPYLFTQKGLYAHFELLTDINVLRALEFSMEECGKNIVEFFKSKPTNDKVQAVLSEDDVELSLRVIQLLMAHFEESIEGLVLFENSFATAADLESMLTLPATPRLLLLREKTSGRIEHWMVSLEGHIICEGIQPTFLTGLAAVFSTFYSFNLQYQEEAACTLEFIQRRFVGINPERGTKAGRGKVPSKKTGRVIHKKITTVNRNVSTLLRKLVDFEWDFI; encoded by the exons ATGACGACCATGTTTGAAGAGTTGAAGGCGATTATCCTGAGGGCTCTGCCAACTATTGATGAAAACACTGTTCAGAAGTTGATAAACCAGCTACAAACCTCTGGGTTGGAATCAATAGATGACCTTAAATATGTAAGGCAAGAAGACATTGCTGACCTGCTTCCCATCATTCAACAGCGCAAGCTACTGGATGCATTTAAAATGG AAACAGAAATCATTACTTTGAATCTCCAGATTGAGCCTACAGCCACCTCCCCAGGAAGCAGCGTTTTGTCTTCACTGCCGTGCTCCACTCAATCCAGTGTAAGGATGAGTACTTCAACAGGGTCCAGTAGCCAAGAAAACTGTGAGCCACCCTCCCTCATAAGAAAGGCATGGACAGAAACCTTCCAGGTTCCATGGAATCTTATGCCTGTCGAGGTTCAAACAGCCATCTCTGAAGGTAAGAGACCTTCACCTGCAGCAAGACGGCAGATGGTTAGAGTGCTGGCAGATGAAATGAGGAAGTATGACTTAAACCCTACACGCTCACAATGTCTCAGTGTTTGCCGAAGCATCATCCATCAGTACCCCAAGAGTTTTGCAGATCAACGTGAAAATGGTCAATTATTAGGTGGTGGctatacttcacttttaattcAACTCAAAACCAGAATTGAAAACCTCAATCGTACCAGCAGCTTTAGGCAACACCGTACTTCAGACCTTGGTGGTAAAAGAGGCCCTACTGACATATATGGGTGTACCAGATTCCAGCCTGACCTCCCTCCAGAGGAGACTAATGACACAGTGGAGGTGAAACGACAAAAGTTGGAGGACATATATGGTCAGGAAGGTGTAAAAGGTAGTGAGAGATCAGAAGTAAAGCAGCTTATGGAAACCACTTTCTGCCTCCAGCGTTGCCATATAAATGCACTGCCAGCACCAGCTATTGCAGACATAAGGGACAAATGGCCATACCTCTTCACCCAAAAAGGCCTCTATGCGCATTTTGAGCTTTTAACTGATATCAACGTGCTCCGTGCACTTGAATTCAGTATGGAGGAGTGTGGAAAAAATATTGTGGAATTCTTTAAGAGCAAACCCACGAATGACAAAGTTCAAGCAGTTCTGTCTGAAGATGATGTTGAGTTGTCCCTCCGTGTCATCCAGCTTCTGATGGCTCACTTTGAAGAGAGCATCGAGGGACTAgtcctttttgaaaat TCGTTTGCCACTGCAGCTGACTTGGAGAGCATGCTCACCCTACCGGCAACTCCTCGGTTGCTGCTGCTTC GTGAGAAAACATCCGGCCGTATTGAGCACTGGATGGTCAGTCTTGAGGGACACATCATCTGTGAGGGCATACAGCCAACTTTCTTGACCGGtcttgctgctgtgttttctacATTCTACAGCTTCAATCTTCAATATCAAGAAGAAGCCGCATGTACACTCGAATTCATTCAAAG ACGCTTTGTGGGAATAAACCCAGAGAGGGGCACAAAGGCTGGACGGGGCAAAGTGCCGTCGAAGAAAACTGGCAGAGTCATCCATAAGAAAATAACAACAGTCAATCGCAACGTCTCCACTCTCTTGAGGAAGCTTGTGGACTTTGAGTGGGATTTCATATaa
- the LOC108442257 gene encoding uncharacterized protein LOC108442257 isoform X4 — MHLKWIEPTATSPGSSVLSSLPCSTQSSVRMSTSTGSSSQENCEPPSLIRKAWTETFQVPWNLMPVEVQTAISEGKRPSPAARRQMVRVLADEMRKYDLNPTRSQCLSVCRSIIHQYPKSFADQRENGQLLGGGYTSLLIQLKTRIENLNRTSSFRQHRTSDLGGKRGPTDIYGCTRFQPDLPPEETNDTVEVKRQKLEDIYGQEGVKGSERSEVKQLMETTFCLQRCHINALPAPAIADIRDKWPYLFTQKGLYAHFELLTDINVLRALEFSMEECGKNIVEFFKSKPTNDKVQAVLSEDDVELSLRVIQLLMAHFEESIEGLVLFENSFATAADLESMLTLPATPRLLLLREKTSGRIEHWMVSLEGHIICEGIQPTFLTGLAAVFSTFYSFNLQYQEEAACTLEFIQRRFVGINPERGTKAGRGKVPSKKTGRVIHKKITTVNRNVSTLLRKLVDFEWDFI; from the exons ATGCATTTAAAATGG ATTGAGCCTACAGCCACCTCCCCAGGAAGCAGCGTTTTGTCTTCACTGCCGTGCTCCACTCAATCCAGTGTAAGGATGAGTACTTCAACAGGGTCCAGTAGCCAAGAAAACTGTGAGCCACCCTCCCTCATAAGAAAGGCATGGACAGAAACCTTCCAGGTTCCATGGAATCTTATGCCTGTCGAGGTTCAAACAGCCATCTCTGAAGGTAAGAGACCTTCACCTGCAGCAAGACGGCAGATGGTTAGAGTGCTGGCAGATGAAATGAGGAAGTATGACTTAAACCCTACACGCTCACAATGTCTCAGTGTTTGCCGAAGCATCATCCATCAGTACCCCAAGAGTTTTGCAGATCAACGTGAAAATGGTCAATTATTAGGTGGTGGctatacttcacttttaattcAACTCAAAACCAGAATTGAAAACCTCAATCGTACCAGCAGCTTTAGGCAACACCGTACTTCAGACCTTGGTGGTAAAAGAGGCCCTACTGACATATATGGGTGTACCAGATTCCAGCCTGACCTCCCTCCAGAGGAGACTAATGACACAGTGGAGGTGAAACGACAAAAGTTGGAGGACATATATGGTCAGGAAGGTGTAAAAGGTAGTGAGAGATCAGAAGTAAAGCAGCTTATGGAAACCACTTTCTGCCTCCAGCGTTGCCATATAAATGCACTGCCAGCACCAGCTATTGCAGACATAAGGGACAAATGGCCATACCTCTTCACCCAAAAAGGCCTCTATGCGCATTTTGAGCTTTTAACTGATATCAACGTGCTCCGTGCACTTGAATTCAGTATGGAGGAGTGTGGAAAAAATATTGTGGAATTCTTTAAGAGCAAACCCACGAATGACAAAGTTCAAGCAGTTCTGTCTGAAGATGATGTTGAGTTGTCCCTCCGTGTCATCCAGCTTCTGATGGCTCACTTTGAAGAGAGCATCGAGGGACTAgtcctttttgaaaat TCGTTTGCCACTGCAGCTGACTTGGAGAGCATGCTCACCCTACCGGCAACTCCTCGGTTGCTGCTGCTTC GTGAGAAAACATCCGGCCGTATTGAGCACTGGATGGTCAGTCTTGAGGGACACATCATCTGTGAGGGCATACAGCCAACTTTCTTGACCGGtcttgctgctgtgttttctacATTCTACAGCTTCAATCTTCAATATCAAGAAGAAGCCGCATGTACACTCGAATTCATTCAAAG ACGCTTTGTGGGAATAAACCCAGAGAGGGGCACAAAGGCTGGACGGGGCAAAGTGCCGTCGAAGAAAACTGGCAGAGTCATCCATAAGAAAATAACAACAGTCAATCGCAACGTCTCCACTCTCTTGAGGAAGCTTGTGGACTTTGAGTGGGATTTCATATaa
- the LOC108442257 gene encoding uncharacterized protein LOC108442257 isoform X3, whose amino-acid sequence MHLKWVIETEIITLNLQIEPTATSPGSSVLSSLPCSTQSSVRMSTSTGSSSQENCEPPSLIRKAWTETFQVPWNLMPVEVQTAISEGKRPSPAARRQMVRVLADEMRKYDLNPTRSQCLSVCRSIIHQYPKSFADQRENGQLLGGGYTSLLIQLKTRIENLNRTSSFRQHRTSDLGGKRGPTDIYGCTRFQPDLPPEETNDTVEVKRQKLEDIYGQEGVKGSERSEVKQLMETTFCLQRCHINALPAPAIADIRDKWPYLFTQKGLYAHFELLTDINVLRALEFSMEECGKNIVEFFKSKPTNDKVQAVLSEDDVELSLRVIQLLMAHFEESIEGLVLFENSFATAADLESMLTLPATPRLLLLREKTSGRIEHWMVSLEGHIICEGIQPTFLTGLAAVFSTFYSFNLQYQEEAACTLEFIQRRFVGINPERGTKAGRGKVPSKKTGRVIHKKITTVNRNVSTLLRKLVDFEWDFI is encoded by the exons ATGCATTTAAAATGGGTAATTG AAACAGAAATCATTACTTTGAATCTCCAGATTGAGCCTACAGCCACCTCCCCAGGAAGCAGCGTTTTGTCTTCACTGCCGTGCTCCACTCAATCCAGTGTAAGGATGAGTACTTCAACAGGGTCCAGTAGCCAAGAAAACTGTGAGCCACCCTCCCTCATAAGAAAGGCATGGACAGAAACCTTCCAGGTTCCATGGAATCTTATGCCTGTCGAGGTTCAAACAGCCATCTCTGAAGGTAAGAGACCTTCACCTGCAGCAAGACGGCAGATGGTTAGAGTGCTGGCAGATGAAATGAGGAAGTATGACTTAAACCCTACACGCTCACAATGTCTCAGTGTTTGCCGAAGCATCATCCATCAGTACCCCAAGAGTTTTGCAGATCAACGTGAAAATGGTCAATTATTAGGTGGTGGctatacttcacttttaattcAACTCAAAACCAGAATTGAAAACCTCAATCGTACCAGCAGCTTTAGGCAACACCGTACTTCAGACCTTGGTGGTAAAAGAGGCCCTACTGACATATATGGGTGTACCAGATTCCAGCCTGACCTCCCTCCAGAGGAGACTAATGACACAGTGGAGGTGAAACGACAAAAGTTGGAGGACATATATGGTCAGGAAGGTGTAAAAGGTAGTGAGAGATCAGAAGTAAAGCAGCTTATGGAAACCACTTTCTGCCTCCAGCGTTGCCATATAAATGCACTGCCAGCACCAGCTATTGCAGACATAAGGGACAAATGGCCATACCTCTTCACCCAAAAAGGCCTCTATGCGCATTTTGAGCTTTTAACTGATATCAACGTGCTCCGTGCACTTGAATTCAGTATGGAGGAGTGTGGAAAAAATATTGTGGAATTCTTTAAGAGCAAACCCACGAATGACAAAGTTCAAGCAGTTCTGTCTGAAGATGATGTTGAGTTGTCCCTCCGTGTCATCCAGCTTCTGATGGCTCACTTTGAAGAGAGCATCGAGGGACTAgtcctttttgaaaat TCGTTTGCCACTGCAGCTGACTTGGAGAGCATGCTCACCCTACCGGCAACTCCTCGGTTGCTGCTGCTTC GTGAGAAAACATCCGGCCGTATTGAGCACTGGATGGTCAGTCTTGAGGGACACATCATCTGTGAGGGCATACAGCCAACTTTCTTGACCGGtcttgctgctgtgttttctacATTCTACAGCTTCAATCTTCAATATCAAGAAGAAGCCGCATGTACACTCGAATTCATTCAAAG ACGCTTTGTGGGAATAAACCCAGAGAGGGGCACAAAGGCTGGACGGGGCAAAGTGCCGTCGAAGAAAACTGGCAGAGTCATCCATAAGAAAATAACAACAGTCAATCGCAACGTCTCCACTCTCTTGAGGAAGCTTGTGGACTTTGAGTGGGATTTCATATaa
- the LOC108442257 gene encoding uncharacterized protein LOC108442257 isoform X5 gives MSTSTGSSSQENCEPPSLIRKAWTETFQVPWNLMPVEVQTAISEGKRPSPAARRQMVRVLADEMRKYDLNPTRSQCLSVCRSIIHQYPKSFADQRENGQLLGGGYTSLLIQLKTRIENLNRTSSFRQHRTSDLGGKRGPTDIYGCTRFQPDLPPEETNDTVEVKRQKLEDIYGQEGVKGSERSEVKQLMETTFCLQRCHINALPAPAIADIRDKWPYLFTQKGLYAHFELLTDINVLRALEFSMEECGKNIVEFFKSKPTNDKVQAVLSEDDVELSLRVIQLLMAHFEESIEGLVLFENSFATAADLESMLTLPATPRLLLLREKTSGRIEHWMVSLEGHIICEGIQPTFLTGLAAVFSTFYSFNLQYQEEAACTLEFIQRRFVGINPERGTKAGRGKVPSKKTGRVIHKKITTVNRNVSTLLRKLVDFEWDFI, from the exons ATGAGTACTTCAACAGGGTCCAGTAGCCAAGAAAACTGTGAGCCACCCTCCCTCATAAGAAAGGCATGGACAGAAACCTTCCAGGTTCCATGGAATCTTATGCCTGTCGAGGTTCAAACAGCCATCTCTGAAGGTAAGAGACCTTCACCTGCAGCAAGACGGCAGATGGTTAGAGTGCTGGCAGATGAAATGAGGAAGTATGACTTAAACCCTACACGCTCACAATGTCTCAGTGTTTGCCGAAGCATCATCCATCAGTACCCCAAGAGTTTTGCAGATCAACGTGAAAATGGTCAATTATTAGGTGGTGGctatacttcacttttaattcAACTCAAAACCAGAATTGAAAACCTCAATCGTACCAGCAGCTTTAGGCAACACCGTACTTCAGACCTTGGTGGTAAAAGAGGCCCTACTGACATATATGGGTGTACCAGATTCCAGCCTGACCTCCCTCCAGAGGAGACTAATGACACAGTGGAGGTGAAACGACAAAAGTTGGAGGACATATATGGTCAGGAAGGTGTAAAAGGTAGTGAGAGATCAGAAGTAAAGCAGCTTATGGAAACCACTTTCTGCCTCCAGCGTTGCCATATAAATGCACTGCCAGCACCAGCTATTGCAGACATAAGGGACAAATGGCCATACCTCTTCACCCAAAAAGGCCTCTATGCGCATTTTGAGCTTTTAACTGATATCAACGTGCTCCGTGCACTTGAATTCAGTATGGAGGAGTGTGGAAAAAATATTGTGGAATTCTTTAAGAGCAAACCCACGAATGACAAAGTTCAAGCAGTTCTGTCTGAAGATGATGTTGAGTTGTCCCTCCGTGTCATCCAGCTTCTGATGGCTCACTTTGAAGAGAGCATCGAGGGACTAgtcctttttgaaaat TCGTTTGCCACTGCAGCTGACTTGGAGAGCATGCTCACCCTACCGGCAACTCCTCGGTTGCTGCTGCTTC GTGAGAAAACATCCGGCCGTATTGAGCACTGGATGGTCAGTCTTGAGGGACACATCATCTGTGAGGGCATACAGCCAACTTTCTTGACCGGtcttgctgctgtgttttctacATTCTACAGCTTCAATCTTCAATATCAAGAAGAAGCCGCATGTACACTCGAATTCATTCAAAG ACGCTTTGTGGGAATAAACCCAGAGAGGGGCACAAAGGCTGGACGGGGCAAAGTGCCGTCGAAGAAAACTGGCAGAGTCATCCATAAGAAAATAACAACAGTCAATCGCAACGTCTCCACTCTCTTGAGGAAGCTTGTGGACTTTGAGTGGGATTTCATATaa